GGTTTGACACTTGATGAAATGATTAACCCAGTCACTGGTACAACTTACGCTATGTTTGAACCAGCTCTTGACTATGTGGTTGCTAAGATTCCACGTTTCCCATTTGATAAATTTGAACACGGTGAACGTCGTCTTGGTACTCAAATGAAAGCGACAGGTGAAGTTATGGCTATCGGTCGTAACATCGAAGAGTCACTTCTTAAAGCCTGCCGTTCACTTGAAATCGGTGTTTACCACAATGAAATGCCTGAGCTTGCGGATGTCACAGACGACGCCTTGGTTGAAAAGATTGTCAAAGCTCAAGACGACCGTCTCTTCTACCTTTCTGAAGCCATCCGTCGTGGATACACTATTGAAGAATTGTCAGAGTTGACTAAGATTGATATCTTCTTCCTCGACAAATTGCTCCATGTCTTTGAATTGGAACAAGAATTGGCTACTCACGTAGGCGATGTTGATGTTCTGAGAGAAGCTAAACGTAACGGTTTCTCTGATCGTAAGATTGCTGATCTTTGGAATCAAACAGCCGACCAAGTTCGTGCGACACGTTTGGAAAATAATATTGTTCCTGTCTACAAGATGGTCGATACCTGTGCGGCTGAGTTCGAGTCATCAACACCATATTTCTACTCAACTTACGAGTGGGAAAATGAATCAATCAAATCTGATAAAGAATCTGTCATCGTTCTTGGTTCAGGTCCTATCCGTATCGGACAAGGGGTTGAGTTCGACTATGCGACAGTTCACTCTGTAAAAGCTATCCAGGCTGCAGGTTACGAAGCTATCATCATGAACTCTAACCCTGAGACAGTTTCAACAGACTTCTCAGTTTCAGATAAACTTTACTTCGAACCATTGACTTTCGAAGACGTGATGAACGTTATCGAATTGGAACAACCTAAGGGTGTCGTGGTTCAGTTTGGTGGACAAACAGCCATCAACTTGGCAGAGCCATTGTCTAAAGCTGGTGTGAAAATCTTGGGTACACAGGTTGCTGACCTTGACCGTGCCGAAGACCGTGACCTCTTTGAACAAGCCCTTAAAGACCTCGATATCCCACAACCACCAGGACAAACAGCGACAAATGAAGAAGAAGCGGTTGAAGCAGCTCGTAAGATTGGCTTCCCAGTTCTTGTTCGTCCGTCATACGTTTTGGGTGGACGTGCCATGGAAATCGTTGAAAATGAAGATGACCTTCGTTCTTACATGCGTACAGCCGTTAAGGCAAGTCCAGACCACCCAGTCCTTGTTGATAGCTATATCATCGGACGTGAGTGTGAAGTGGATGCCATCTCTGATGGTAAGGATGTCTTGATTCCAGGTATCATGGAACACATCGAACGTGCAGGAGTTCACTCAGGGGACTCAATGGCAGTTTACCCACCACAAACCCTTTCTAAGAAAATCCAAGAGACTATCGCTGACTACACTAAACGCTTGGCTATTGGTCTTAACTGTATCGGTATGATGAACATTCAGTTTGTTATTAAGGATGAAACGGTCTATGTTATCGAGGTTAACCCACGTGCTAGCCGTACCGTACCATTCTTGTCTAAGGTTACTGATATCCCAATGGCTCAAGTTGCTACAAACTTGATTCTTGGTAAATCATTGGCTGAGCAAGGTTACAAAGATGGTCTTTACCCAGAAAGCAAC
Above is a window of Streptococcus salivarius DNA encoding:
- the carB gene encoding carbamoyl-phosphate synthase large subunit; protein product: MPKRSDIKKIMVIGSGPIIIGQAAEFDYAGTQACLALKEEGYSVVLVNSNPATIMTDKEIADKVYIEPITLEFVTRILRKERPDALLPTLGGQTGLNMAMELSKAGILEELGVELLGTKLSAIDQAEDRDLFKQLMEDLEQPIPESEIVNTVEEAVAFATEIGYPVIVRPAFTLGGTGGGMCANEEELREIAENGLKLSPVTQCLIERSIAGFKEIEYEVMRDAADNALVVCNMENFDPVGIHTGDSIVFAPTQTLSDIENQMLRDASLKIIRALKIEGGCNVQLALDPNSFKYYVIEVNPRVSRSSALASKATGYPIAKLAAKIAVGLTLDEMINPVTGTTYAMFEPALDYVVAKIPRFPFDKFEHGERRLGTQMKATGEVMAIGRNIEESLLKACRSLEIGVYHNEMPELADVTDDALVEKIVKAQDDRLFYLSEAIRRGYTIEELSELTKIDIFFLDKLLHVFELEQELATHVGDVDVLREAKRNGFSDRKIADLWNQTADQVRATRLENNIVPVYKMVDTCAAEFESSTPYFYSTYEWENESIKSDKESVIVLGSGPIRIGQGVEFDYATVHSVKAIQAAGYEAIIMNSNPETVSTDFSVSDKLYFEPLTFEDVMNVIELEQPKGVVVQFGGQTAINLAEPLSKAGVKILGTQVADLDRAEDRDLFEQALKDLDIPQPPGQTATNEEEAVEAARKIGFPVLVRPSYVLGGRAMEIVENEDDLRSYMRTAVKASPDHPVLVDSYIIGRECEVDAISDGKDVLIPGIMEHIERAGVHSGDSMAVYPPQTLSKKIQETIADYTKRLAIGLNCIGMMNIQFVIKDETVYVIEVNPRASRTVPFLSKVTDIPMAQVATNLILGKSLAEQGYKDGLYPESNHVHVKAPVFSFTKLAKVDSLLGPEMKSTGEVMGTDATLEKALYKAFEASYLHLPTFGNVIFTIHDDTKEEALDLARRFDAIGYGIYATEGTAKFLNEHGVHATLVNKLGENDDNDIPALVRTGKAQAIINTVGNKRTYDEDGAAIRSSAIEAGIPLFTALDTADAMVRVLESRSFTTEAI